The genomic interval TAAGGCTGATAAGGTAAAGTTCAAACAGATACTCTATAATCTCCTCAGCAATGCTGTAAAGTTCACGCCTGAAGGTGGAGATATTTTTCTGGAGGCAGAACTATTAGATAGCGATAATATTTCTTATTTCATAAAAAATTCTGACATATGCCCTAATGATGCAAACTGTCTGAAGATCTCTGTAACAGACACAGGAATAGGTATTAAAAAAGAAGATCATGAAAAAATTTTCTCAGAATTCGAACAAGTTGACAGCAGTTTTTCGAGGAGATATGAGGGTACAGGGCTTGGTCTTGCACTGACAAAAAAACTCGTAGAACTCCACGGAGGAGAGATCTCAGTTGAAAGCGAAGAGGGCAAGGGCAGTAAATTTACAGTGATCCTTCCGCTTTTTGATGTTACAACTATCGAAAAGGAACTAAAACATAGAGAGCCTGAACTGATAGAGGAACCTGTATATGATGTTGATATATCAAAAAATAGAAGAGGAGATGCACCCCTAATTCTTGTTGTTGAGGATGATCCATCAACTTCTGAATTGTTGACCCTTTATCTTGCACAGGGCGGATACAGAGTTGCACATGCTTATAATGGTGACATGGCTATTAGCCGTATAAAGGAACTGAAACCTTTTGCAGTACTGCTTGATGTAATGTTGCCCGGAAAAGATGGATGGGAGATATTACAGGAGATGAAATCTGACCCTGAGATGAAAGATATACCTGTAATTATATCTTCTGTGATTGATAACAGAGAGCTTGGCTTTGCTTTAGGTGCAGCGGATTATCTTGTAAAGCCTTTGGACAGGATTACCCTTCTTAAAAAACTTGAGGAATTAAGCTTTGCCACCAAAAAGGGCAGAAGGCCTGTGAATATCCTTTGCATTGATGACCACAATGATGTCCTTGAACTATTAACATCTATACTTGAACCACAAGGATATAATGTGATAACCGCAAATTCGGGGAGGCAGGGTATAGAAAAGGCAGTTGCATATAAACCAGACCTTGTTATTCTTGACCTTATGATGCCGGAGATAGATGGTTTTGAAGTAGCACAGATACTAAAAAGTAATCCTGCTACAATGGATATCCCTATACTCATTCTCACTGCAAAGGACCTGACAGTAGACGACAGACTCCGTCTTGCAGGGAAAATAGAAAATTGCATACAGAAAAGCCATTTCACAAAAGAAGACCTGTTAATGCACATAAGGGACCTTGAGGTTACCTATCCCGTAAGGGCAGGACTTCTGGATGAAGTGAGCGGTTTATTTGACCACTGTTATTTCCAGATACGGCTTGCGCAAGAAGTAAGCAGGGCTGGAAGGTATAGAAGCACCTTTACCCTGTTAATGCTCGATCTTGATAATTTCACCGAATACATAAAAGCACATGGAATTCACAGGGCAAACATTGTTATCAGGAAAATAGCTGAATTTTTGAGAAGGTCTCTGAGGGGCTCTGATACAGTGGTAAGGTATGGTATAGATGAATTCGGAATTATACTCTCCAGTACATTGAAGGCATCTGCTGAGGCCGTGGCAAAAAGATTTCTTTCATTTATTGAGAGCTATCCATTTTATGGCGAAGAGATAATGCCACAGGGAAAAATAACCGCAACAGTCTCTGTAATAAATTATCCTCAAGATGCCTCATCTCCTGAAGAACTCGTATTCAAAGCCCATCAGATGTTAAGAAAGGCAAAGGAAACAGGGGGGCAGAAAGTGGTGGTATATGATTACCAGTAAAAAAAGGATCCTTGTTGTTGAAGACAATCAGGTCAACCTCGAACTATTTACAGATCTCCTTCATGTAGGGGGTTATGAATACCTTTATACAACAAAAGGAGAAGAAGTTCTGGATATAGTAAAAAGGGAAAAACCAGCCCTTGTGCTTTTAGATATTCAACTGCCTGGTGTTGATGGGCTTACAGTAAATAAGATTTTAAAGTCAAATGAAGAGACAAAAAATATAAAGGTAGTAGCTCTTACTGCCTATGCTATGAAGGGAGACAAAGAAATGTTTCTTGAACAAGGATTTGACGGATATATATCAAAACCTGTAAAAATGAAGGAATTTCTATCAGCTATAGAAGAGTACTTATCCGCATAAGGGGTCTTTAATCCCTGATTCTTTAAATCCCTTTGCTCTGAAGATACAGCTATCACATTTCCCGCAAGGGGTGAATCGATGAATGGGTGAATCCCTGAATGGGTGAGTGGGCTGTGGGTCATAACAACTCCATGTTAGTGCATAGTCAAATCCAAGTTCTACTCCTTTTCTGATTATCTCTGCCTTTGTCATATAAAGGAGTGGTGCCTTTATTTTAAATTTAATTTTGCCTTCTACAGATACCTTTGTTGCAAGATTTGCCATTTCTTCGAATGCCTTCAGGTATTCAGGCCGACAATCAGGATAACCGCTGTAATCTACTGCATTTGCACCAATAAATATATCTGATGCCTCAAGCACCTCTGCCCAACCAAGTGCAAAGGAAAGGAAAATTGTATTACGAGCTGGAACATAGGTAACAGGGATGTCATTTTTTGGTGTCAAGGTGTTAAGTGTCAGGGTGTCAGAGTCTCTTCCTTCTAAGTTCTGCCTTCTGTCTTTTGGCACTTCAATGTCAGATGTTAATGCGGAGCCGCCAATCTCTCTCAGATCAAATTTTATTATTAAATGTTTTTTTACACCTAAAAAGTCTGCTACTATTTTCGCTGCCTCAAGTTCGAGTTTATGCCTTTGACTATAGTTAAAACTCAACGCATAAATATCATATCCCTCTGCTTTTGCAATGGCAGCAGTTGTAGATGAGTCAATTCCGCCGCTTAAAAGGATAACTGCTTTCTTATGCATAATTTTACTTTAACTATGGCTTATTGCCTATCTTTTCTCCGATTTTACTCTCAGTCCCCTGAATAAGTCTTTTAATATTTGCTATATGTCTTATGAATATCAAAAAAGCGATTATGACAGCAATTATTAATTTTTCTTTTGAATAATCAAGCATGTAAAAACTAAGCGGCAGCAAGCCAAATGCAATTAGTGCGCTCAAAGAAGAGTATCTTGTCCACCTTGCTGTTAAGAACCAGATTGTAATTGTGAGCAATGCAACATGTGGTGAGAAGGCAAGCAGAACCCCTATGCTTGTTGCAACACCCTTGCCTCCCTTAAACTTCAGAAATACTGAAAAATTATGTCCTAATATCGTAGCAATGCCGAAAATTCCTGTATTTAATGTATCAAGTGCAAGCGCCTTTGCAATTGCCACAGGTATAACCCCTTTTGCAATATCTCCGACTAAAGTAAGTAGTGCTGCTTCCTTGCCTAGGGCCCTGAGCACATTTGTTGCACCTATATTTCCGCTCCCAACTTTTCTTATGTCAATTCCTTTGGTCTTTGCAATTAATAGCCCTGTTGGTATCGAGCCTATAAGAAATGAGAGCATTATCAATCCAATCTCCAATCTCCAGTCCACAATCCCTATCATTGCATCTGCCTCCAGAAAGAAATTGTGTATTTGACTCCTGATACCATGGCAAGAATGAGTGCAATATACATGAGGACAATGCCTATATCATAGAAGTCTATATCCCCTATGCCTCCCGGTAGGAGAAGAAGTATTATCGCTGCCATTTGTGATGCTGTCTTCAGCTTTCCCCCTGTCTCTGCAGGAATGACAATATTCTTTGAAAGGGCAACAACCCTTAATGTTGTTACAACAAACTCCCTTACTATAATTGCTATGGCTACCCATGCAGAAAGCCTCACCATATCTACAAGAAGTATGAGTGCAGATATAACGAGGAATTTATCAGCAATGGGATCAAGGATTATCCCGAATTTTGTTATCTGTCCTGATTTCCTTGCTAAGTAACCATCTAAAAAGTCTGTTATAGATGCAATCAAAAAAATTGTTATACCAATGAGAGGGCTTTTTGGTGTTATTAATACAAAAAAAGGAATCAGGATTATTCTGCTGAATGTGAGGATTGTAGGGAGATTAAATCGTATAGTACTCATCAATCAGTTCTTTCCATTTTCCGTTTGACTTTAGTATAAGGTCGCATATCTCCCTGACAGCGCCTCTTCCACCACGATTTTCTGTAACGATCATTGCCTCTGACTTTGCTTCTTCTACAGCATCTGCTGTAGCCACAGGAAGTGCAACCCTCTTAAAGATTGGGATATCCACAACATCATCTCCGATATATGCCACCTCATTATCAGATATTCCTATCTTCTCTAATAGATGTTCATAAGCAACAGATTTTATGTGGCACCTTTGATAAACCTCTGTTATGCCAAGCTCATGGGCTCTTCTTTCAACAACTTTAGAATGTCTTCCTGTAATTATGGCAACCTTGATGCCAGCCTTTTCGAGCATCTTTATTCCATGGCCATCCCTTACATGGAATGCCTTAAACTCATTGCCTTCATTATCAAGGATAATGCTTCCATCTGTAAGGACTCCATCGACATCAAGTATAAGGAGTTTGATGTTTTTGGCAATTTTCTTTATTCTGTCTTCTGTCTTTTGTTTTCTGCCTTCTGTCTTCTTCACACTATCCCCTGTCTGAGAATATCATGCAGATGTATTACTCCTATTGCCCTGTCATTATCATCAGGAACTAATAAGGATGTAATTGAATGTTTTTGCATTATAGATAGAGCCTTTACTGCAAGCTCATCTTCTGTTATGGTTTTAGGATTTTTTGTCATCACATCTCTTGCCTTCATATCAAAGAATGCCTTGCCCCACTTCTCTATACCCCTTCTAAGATCTCCATCTGTGATGACCCCGAGTATCTTTCTATTATTATCTGCAACTATTGTAACTCCTAATCTCTTTGAGGAAATTTCAACTGTAGCTTCTATCATTGATATATCCGGAGATATAAGTGGTAGTGCATCACCTGTATGCATGAGGTCTTTTACTTTTATGAATAATTTTTTCCCAAGACTTCCACCTGGATGAAAAAATGCAAAGTCTTCTTCTTTGAATCCCCTCTTTATGAGAAGGGCGACTGCCAGGGCATCTCCCATTGCCATTGTTGCAGTTGTTGATGCAGTAGGAACAATCCCCATCGGGCATGCCTCCTCTTTTACAGATACATCAAGTGTAACATCTGCTGCCTTAGAAATGGTTGAGTTCGGATTTCCTGTCAGAGATATAAGGCTTACATTGAATCTCTTCAAAAAGGGGATCAGTCCCACGAGTTCTTCTGTCTCACCACTATTTGAGATTGCAACTATTATATCGTCAGATGTAACCATGCCTAAGTCCCCATGACTTGCCTCTGCAGGATGGAGGAAAAAGGCAGGGGTGCCGGTAGATGCAAGGGTTGCAGCAATTTTTTTACCAACAAGCCCAGACTTTCCCATGCCTGTGACAACAACCCTACCTTTAGAGTTAAAGATTATCTCCACAGCCCTCTCAAAATCGCTGTTCAGCTTCTCTGTCAGGGCAGAGACTGCCTCAGCCTCAATTGTTAGTACTCTTTTTGCTATGTCAAGGATATTATTCATTAATTCCACTACTCCGGCCTCAATTTTTACCAGTCAAACTGGCACCTCAGCCATCCGGAAGGGATATTTTTTCTGTGTGCCTCATCCTCAAGTCTATTTAAGTCTTTCTCATTTTCTTTGCGTTTTCTCTTTATTTCCTTTAGTTTTTTTTCTATTTTTTTAATATCAGCCTCGATAATCCTTCTTTTTTTACCGGTCTCTCTAAGTGCAGCTTCTTTTAGTTCTGTAAGTTTTCCTTCTGCTGCGGCGATCTCGCTTTCAGCTCTTTCTATTTTGTTTTTATAGAAGGTTGCCCTTTTACACCAGTATTCCTTTTCCTTATGCCCTCTTGTTTTTTCTGCCTTTTCTTTTGTCTCTATTCGCATTCCAGAAAGTCTGCGACTTTCTGGGGACCCCGCTGTCCTTGCCTTTGTTTCAGACATTTTATTATCAGAATGGCTTTTGTATTTTTCAATATCCTCGTTTGAAAAATACGGCGCATCCAGCTGTGCATTGATTGTAGTGGAAAATAATGTGACAATGCAAATTGTTAATGAGATGCATAGTGTTTTTAATATCATATTTAAATACTCATTTCAGTGGTTATTAATATCAGATATCTGTTGACTGACGATTTCATTCCACCTTTGCTTCAAATACTCTCCCATCTGAATCTCTAACTTCAATATCCCCAACCCTTCCTGATCTCTTATCAGAAGATGTATGCTCTTCCAATGGCATTAGCACCTTACCCTCAAATCGTTTCAGTTCTTTTATCATGCACTGGTATATTGAATAAATAGATAGTGTGGGCAGACGGGATGCTCCACGAGATGAGTATCTTGATTCAAAATGTTGTTTTAAATAGTCAATAATCACTGATATTGGCAGATTTGTAATTATTAGATTAATACTATTGTCAGGGATCAGTCTTAACACGGTCAGATTGTCGCCATGCACTATAGTATCTATCATATCTTCAAAAGAAAAACTATCGGTAGTGTAAGGAGCAATCGTCTCTGCTATTGAAGATTTTTTATTTTTTGTTACCTTTTTCATCTTAATAGCTCATATATCGCCTTTATTGTATTTAGCATCCCCTCCACCTCATCCAACATCACATTTGGTAATGGGTGATGAGTGAACTATGATGAGTTCCCACCCCATTACCTTATCATCCCCGCCTCCAATAAGTTAATTTTTTGCAACATCAAGGTTAACTACCTTTTTGCTGTCTCAGCATATCCTCTAATAAATAAACCTTAATATCTTTCACTCTTTTCAAAGATTCATCATTCGTTAGGAATGTGCCTGCTCCTGCTAAAATAGCTGTAGCAATCTGAATGGCATCAGGGGTCCTTATGCTATATTTTGCCCTCAGGTCAGATGCCTTCTCTGACACCCTTAAATCTACATCAAATATTTTAAGGTTGGGAAAGGTGAGGAGTGTGTCCCTGTAATCCTTTACCGCCCCATGGTTATTTTCTATTTTAGGCTTCACAAGTATCTCTAACAGTGTGATAACAGATGTAACTGCCGTGCGTCTGCCCTTTTCCACTGCATCAAAAATACCTTCTGTTATCTGAGAATATACAGGATGCTCTTCTATATGATAGATGAAGACCATCGTATCTATGCCGATGATCTTATCCATGAGACACCTTTATCTCCATGAATCCCTCTCGCCTTTTACATACTTTTTAGGATCTACACCCTTCCAGATCTCTTTATGCAATCCCCTGAGTTTTTTTGAATAGCTTCTGGGTTTAACAGTGAGGATAATCTTGTCTTTATCAGCATCAACAATTAACTCGTCTCCCTCGGATATCCCGACCTTCTCCCTGATATTTTTAGGAATAACTATCTGACTTTTTTTTGTCAATCTTATTGTTGTTAACAACTTCAGTCTCCTTCAAAAATATTATTAGTATGAATTATAGCTTTTTTGTAGGATAAAATCAAACATTACATACCAGAATTTTGAAGTAATTGATAGATTCCCTTAACCTGTGTGAGCATCCCCTCCACCTCATCAAGCCTTATCATATTAGGGCCATCGCATAATGCATTGTCAGGGTCAGGATGCACTTCCATGAATAATCCGTCAACTCCACATGCTACAGATGCCCTTGCGAGGGGTTCTGCAAACTCCCTCTGCCCTCCTGAACAGGTGCCTTGACCTCCTGGAAGCTGGAGGCTGTGGGTGACATCGAATATCACAGGATAACCAAAGGAGCGCATTATAGGGAATGACCTGAAGTCAACCACGAGATTGTTGTAACCAAAGGATGTGCCTCTCTCTGTAATCATCAGGTTATGATTGCCTGTGGAGGTGAATTTTTCTATGATATTCTTCACATCCCAGGGTGCGAGGAACTGTCCCTTTTTGATATTCACAGGTTTCCCTGTCTTTGATGCCTCTATGATCAGATCTGTCTGTCTGCATAAAAAGGCAGGTATCTGGATGGCATCAAGGGACTCTGAGGCAGTTTTAACCTCCTCTACTGAATGGACATCGGATATTACAGGGATGCCTATCTTATCCCTTATATCTGATAGCATCCTTAATCCCCTGTCTATCCCAGGACCTCTATAGGATGAAAGGGATGACCTGTTTGCCTTGTCATAAGAACTCTTAAATATAAATGGGAGCCCAACTTTATTTGATATCTCTTTTAATTTTTCTGCTGTATAGAAGGTAATGTCTTGATTTTCAATAACGCAGGGACCTGCGATAATTACAGGCAAATTGCCATTGCCAATTTTTATGTTTTCTATTGTCACTTCCATCAATCATTCAAGATCTTTGCTGCATCTTTTGCAAAATATGTGAGGATTAAATCAGCACCAGCCCTCTTAATGGATATGAGTATTTCCATCATAATCCTGTCTTCGTCTATCCATCCCAGTTTTCCAGCAGCCTTGATAAGTGAGTACTCTCCACTTACATTGTATGCCGCTACCGGAACAGCAAAAGATGACTTTATATCAGATATGACATCAAGGTAAGAGAGTGCTGGCTTAACCATCACAATATCAGCACCTTCCTCTATATCGAGGGCGACCTCTTTTAATGCCTCTCGTCTGTTTGCAGGATCCATCTGGTATGAGCGCCTGTCTCCAAATTGAGGGGTTGATTCTGCAGCCTCCCTGAAAGGTCCATAAAAAGCAGATGCATACTTTGCCGCATAAGACATAATTGGGACATTGCTGAACCCTTCTCTGTCCATGGCGGCTCTTATTGCTCCAACCCTTCCGTCCATCATATCAGAGGGAGCGACCATATCGGCGCCTGCCTTTGCATGGGATACAGCTTCCATTGCAAGAAGACTAAGTGTCTTATCATTATCCACCTCTCCTTTGTCAATAAAGCCGCAATGTCCGTGACTTGTGTATTCGCACATGCAGACATCAGTAATTACATAAAGTTCTGGTATAGAATCTTTTATAGCCTTTATTGCATTCTGGACTATTCCGTTGTCATCATAAGCACTGCTTCCCATTTCGTCTTTGTGTTCTGGGATACCAAAGAGTATAACAGATGGGATACCGAGCGAATAGACCTCTTTTGCATTTTTTATAAGTTCATCAATTGATTCTTGATAACAACCAGGCATAGAGGATATTTCTTTTCTAATACCCTTTCCGTGAGTTACGAACATAGGATAAATAAAATCATCAGGAGAGATGGTAGTCTGCCTTACCATTCTCCTGATGGTCTCATTCCTTCTAAGCCTTCTGCATCTATGAATTGGAAACATCGATATATTTATAAAATTCTGTCAAGGGGGTTTTCAAAAGGGGGACAATGTCCCCCTTTTGTGCTATCCGCAACTACTGCAGCCTGAACTGCAAGAAGGTGCTGCACCGCCACTTAGTATGAAACCTTCTCTTTCTCCATCATCATAATAATCAAGCTGCATGCCTACTAATGTCGAAAGGGTATTTCTATTAACAAAGACCCTCAACCCATTTTTCTCGATAATCTCATCGTCAGCCATAGGTCTTTCGTCTATATCAAGGCCATAAGAAGGTCCGCAGCAACCTCCTTCTGCACTATATATCCTAAGACCCCAACTGTCCTTTCCCTCTGCTGCTAATATGGCGATAGCCTTTTCTGCAGCCTTGTCTGTAATTGTAATCACTTCATACCTCCAAAAGTTTGATACTTATAGAATAAAAAATTATTAGCTTAAAAAGCAAACTTGGTTTTGACCTTTTTGTTTCTGATGGGATATTTTATATACTTGAATATGCTATTGGTACATAGGTCAATTATAAAAGAACTCTTGTTATCTTTTCTTCTTTCCATTATATTCTTGAATTTCACGCTTATGATGGAAAAACTGCTGAGATTGAGCAGAATTCTTTCTGGCGTTGGAACATCTGCTATAGACATTGCAAAGATAATATTTTATCTTCAGCCGCAAATACTTATACTTACAATACCAATGGCAATGCTCCTGTCTGTGCTGCTAACATACGGCAGAATGAACACAGACAATGAAATGATAATTTTAAGAGGTAGCGGCATGTCTTTCAGGACCATATCGGTGCCTGTTGTGTATCTGGGTATAATATGCTTTGTTTTAAGCCTTTCCATGAGCTTTTATCTCGGACCAAAAGGAGGCACGTTTTTAAGGACAAAGGTGTCTGAGATATTAACCACAAGAGCGCCAATGACCATAGAGGAAGGTATATTTAACACAGCCTTTAAAGACATAGTTATTTTAGTTAAAGAAAAACCTTCTCCTGACAGTCTCTCAGGGATATTTATTGTGGATGAGAGGAAAAAAGAAGAGCATAGAATTATAGTTGCAAAAGAAGGGCATATTGTTCCTCAGCATGAGTCTCTGGCTTTTTCTTTATCAAATGGACATATCTATATAACAAAAAAAGACATCTTTACTGATATAGCATTTGGTAAATATCACTTTAAACTAAATCCGTCTGTGGAATCTGCTGAAAGGAAAAACAGCGAATTAACTCCGCTGGAATTACTCGCTGCATCGAGACAATTTCCTGATAGAAAGACTCAATTCTTACTTGAATTCCACAGGAGACTTTCTATGCCGGCAATATGTCTTATAATCATATTATTAGGACCATCTCTTTCTCTCATGGCAGGCAAATCAGGAAGACTCGGAGGACTTACAATCGGCTTGTCAGTATTTGCTATATATTACACATTTTTGCTTTATGGCGAGAATTTAGTACGCTCAGGCAGACTTCCTCATCTTGTCGGTGCATGGATGACCTTTGTTATTTTAGGATTATTTTCGCTGCTTATATTTGAAAAGGTGAATAAAAAATAATGCTTATAATACAAAGATTATATATCAAAGAATTCCTGAAAGTGCTTTTAATTCTTACTTTCGGTATATCTGCTGTTTTCAGTATTATAGGACTTATAGATAAGATTGATGACTTCATGCCCTATAAGCCTTCATTCAATCTGCTCATGTTATATACGGCATTGAGTATTCCGAAATACACTAATTATCTTTTACCAATGTCAATACTCCTAAGTAGCCTTTTTATATTCTCACAGGCAATTAAAAGGAGAGAGATTATTGCTATAAAGGCTGCAACTGGAAAGATGAAGAAAGTGCTTATACCTTTTGTGATAATAGGAATAATCCTCACATCTTTTGCCTTTTTGTTAGGAGAGATTATTGTTCCTACAACATCAAAAAAGCTCCACTCTATAAAAAATAAGATAATAAAAAAGGAAAGAGGACTTGCCTTTAAAGAAGGAACTCTTTACATACGCGGCAAAGATGGCTCTATTGTGAGAATTTCCCTTTATCTGCCTGATAAAAACATCTCAAAAGGTGTCAGTATTTTCAAATTTGACGAAGAAGGATTGAAAGAGAGGCTTGATGCAGAGACAGGGCTGTGGAAAGACAATGTATGGAAGTTAAAGGATGTAACTCTCTATGATATTGCAAAAGGACAGATAAGAAAAATAAAAGAGGCTGTATATCCTGCAATAGAGTCTCCGAAGATTTTTCAGGAAGATATGTGGAAGGTCGAAGAGATGACAATAATAGAGATGGTTAAATACAAGCAGAGGCTGGATGAAGCAGGATTTAAGAATATAAAATTGCTGGTTGACATAAGTTCGAGACTTTCGTATCCACTTATAAATCTTTTTATGCTCCTGCTTGGCATATCTCTTTCTCTTGGTGGAGATTTTAGAGGGCATTGGCTCTTAAAACTTATTTCCTCACAAAAAATAAAAGAAGGAACACTTGGAAGTGGCATTATTGCAGCAGGATTAGGGCTTTTAATAAGCCTTGTTTACTGGTTTGGGTATTCACTTTTTCTGTCACTCGGGTATGCAGGTGCTATTTCACCTCTTATTGCACCATGGGTAGTCCCAATAATATTTGCAGTGATTTCTGTATATCTGTACAGTCAGATACCTGAGTAAGCCTCTTTTATTATCTCAACACCTGCGCTTGTGCCTATCCTTGTAGCTCCTGCCTTTATGAATTGTAACACCTGAGATAATGTTTTTATTCCACCCGCTGCCTTTACCTCTGCTCTGTCTCCAACAATCTTTTTGATTAGCTTTACATCCTTTATGGTTGCACCTTTTGTGCCAAAACCTGTTGATGTCTTGATGAATTTTGCTCCGAATAGAGATGCTATTTTTGTGGCAACAATTTTTTCTTCTTCTGTAAGATAGCATGTTTCAATTATTACCTTATGAACTGCAGATTTTGTTGTAGAGATAATCTCTGATAGCTCCTCACCCACATAATCCCAATTTCCTGATTTAGCAGCCCCGATGTTCATCACAATATCGAGTTCATCTGCGCCGTGAAGAATAGACTGCTTTGCCTCATAGACTTTTACATCTTTTGTGGCCATACCAAATGGAAATCCTATGATTGTAGTGACTTTTGTATCATAGCCTTTTAACAAGGCATTACATAAAGGCACAAAATAAGGATTAACGCAAACTGAATAAAAATTATATTTTATTGCTGTTTTACATAGCTTGATAATATCTGATTCTGTTGCCTGTGGTTTTAAAAGACTCTGGTCTATAAATCTTGCAATTTCACTCCCAGAGAGACGGTCCTTCTGCCTTTTTCTCTTTGACATAGCCATTCACCTCTTGTTGATATTTCTTTAAAAGTAGCTTTGAAATCTCTCCCACGGGCTTATGTGCTATACATGCAGTGTTGTGCATTGTGCGATCTACGATTGAAGATACTGGCATTACCTCCATAGTGGTATTTGTTATAAACACCTCGGATGCCATGTATAATTCTTCGGGAGTGAATTTTCCTTCTTTTACCTCAAGCCCGTTTTTTAAGGCGAGGTCTATTACTATAGCCCTTGTTATGCCGTCGAGGATTCCGCATTCAACAGAGGGCGTGCATAAAATATTATCTTTTACAAAAAATATATTGCTTATTGTGCCTTCGGTAAGATAGCCTTCAGCATTGAGCATTATGGCTTCATATACATCAGCCTGCTTTGCTTCAATTTTTGCAAGGATATTATTAAGAAAGTTAAGAGACTTAATTTGGGGATTTATCGCCTCTTTCAGATTTCTTCTGACAGATGAAATTATTGATTTTATTCCCTCTTTGTAATAAGACCTTGGATAACTTTTGAATTCATTAGTCATCACAACAAATGTTGGCTCCTTACAGAGGTCAGGGTCAAGACCGATAGTGCCATAGCCTCTTGATATTGTTAATCTAACATAGGCATTTGTCAAAGAATTTGCCTTCAATGTCTCATATATTGATATTTTTATATCAGGTATTTTTTTAGGAATATTAAGACCTATAAGGGATGCCGAGCGATATAGTCTCT from Dissulfurispira thermophila carries:
- a CDS encoding type II toxin-antitoxin system VapC family toxin, whose translation is MDKIIGIDTMVFIYHIEEHPVYSQITEGIFDAVEKGRRTAVTSVITLLEILVKPKIENNHGAVKDYRDTLLTFPNLKIFDVDLRVSEKASDLRAKYSIRTPDAIQIATAILAGAGTFLTNDESLKRVKDIKVYLLEDMLRQQKGS
- a CDS encoding site-specific DNA-methyltransferase, whose translation is MKKVTKNKKSSIAETIAPYTTDSFSFEDMIDTIVHGDNLTVLRLIPDNSINLIITNLPISVIIDYLKQHFESRYSSRGASRLPTLSIYSIYQCMIKELKRFEGKVLMPLEEHTSSDKRSGRVGDIEVRDSDGRVFEAKVE
- the kdsA gene encoding 3-deoxy-8-phosphooctulonate synthase, which translates into the protein MEVTIENIKIGNGNLPVIIAGPCVIENQDITFYTAEKLKEISNKVGLPFIFKSSYDKANRSSLSSYRGPGIDRGLRMLSDIRDKIGIPVISDVHSVEEVKTASESLDAIQIPAFLCRQTDLIIEASKTGKPVNIKKGQFLAPWDVKNIIEKFTSTGNHNLMITERGTSFGYNNLVVDFRSFPIMRSFGYPVIFDVTHSLQLPGGQGTCSGGQREFAEPLARASVACGVDGLFMEVHPDPDNALCDGPNMIRLDEVEGMLTQVKGIYQLLQNSGM
- the hemB gene encoding porphobilinogen synthase, translating into MFPIHRCRRLRRNETIRRMVRQTTISPDDFIYPMFVTHGKGIRKEISSMPGCYQESIDELIKNAKEVYSLGIPSVILFGIPEHKDEMGSSAYDDNGIVQNAIKAIKDSIPELYVITDVCMCEYTSHGHCGFIDKGEVDNDKTLSLLAMEAVSHAKAGADMVAPSDMMDGRVGAIRAAMDREGFSNVPIMSYAAKYASAFYGPFREAAESTPQFGDRRSYQMDPANRREALKEVALDIEEGADIVMVKPALSYLDVISDIKSSFAVPVAAYNVSGEYSLIKAAGKLGWIDEDRIMMEILISIKRAGADLILTYFAKDAAKILND
- a CDS encoding AbrB/MazE/SpoVT family DNA-binding domain-containing protein yields the protein MLTTIRLTKKSQIVIPKNIREKVGISEGDELIVDADKDKIILTVKPRSYSKKLRGLHKEIWKGVDPKKYVKGERDSWR
- a CDS encoding HesB/IscA family protein → MITITDKAAEKAIAILAAEGKDSWGLRIYSAEGGCCGPSYGLDIDERPMADDEIIEKNGLRVFVNRNTLSTLVGMQLDYYDDGEREGFILSGGAAPSCSSGCSSCG
- a CDS encoding LptF/LptG family permease, with the protein product MLIIQRLYIKEFLKVLLILTFGISAVFSIIGLIDKIDDFMPYKPSFNLLMLYTALSIPKYTNYLLPMSILLSSLFIFSQAIKRREIIAIKAATGKMKKVLIPFVIIGIILTSFAFLLGEIIVPTTSKKLHSIKNKIIKKERGLAFKEGTLYIRGKDGSIVRISLYLPDKNISKGVSIFKFDEEGLKERLDAETGLWKDNVWKLKDVTLYDIAKGQIRKIKEAVYPAIESPKIFQEDMWKVEEMTIIEMVKYKQRLDEAGFKNIKLLVDISSRLSYPLINLFMLLLGISLSLGGDFRGHWLLKLISSQKIKEGTLGSGIIAAGLGLLISLVYWFGYSLFLSLGYAGAISPLIAPWVVPIIFAVISVYLYSQIPE
- a CDS encoding KpsF/GutQ family sugar-phosphate isomerase: MNNILDIAKRVLTIEAEAVSALTEKLNSDFERAVEIIFNSKGRVVVTGMGKSGLVGKKIAATLASTGTPAFFLHPAEASHGDLGMVTSDDIIVAISNSGETEELVGLIPFLKRFNVSLISLTGNPNSTISKAADVTLDVSVKEEACPMGIVPTASTTATMAMGDALAVALLIKRGFKEEDFAFFHPGGSLGKKLFIKVKDLMHTGDALPLISPDISMIEATVEISSKRLGVTIVADNNRKILGVITDGDLRRGIEKWGKAFFDMKARDVMTKNPKTITEDELAVKALSIMQKHSITSLLVPDDNDRAIGVIHLHDILRQGIV
- a CDS encoding LptF/LptG family permease, with the translated sequence MVHRSIIKELLLSFLLSIIFLNFTLMMEKLLRLSRILSGVGTSAIDIAKIIFYLQPQILILTIPMAMLLSVLLTYGRMNTDNEMIILRGSGMSFRTISVPVVYLGIICFVLSLSMSFYLGPKGGTFLRTKVSEILTTRAPMTIEEGIFNTAFKDIVILVKEKPSPDSLSGIFIVDERKKEEHRIIVAKEGHIVPQHESLAFSLSNGHIYITKKDIFTDIAFGKYHFKLNPSVESAERKNSELTPLELLAASRQFPDRKTQFLLEFHRRLSMPAICLIIILLGPSLSLMAGKSGRLGGLTIGLSVFAIYYTFLLYGENLVRSGRLPHLVGAWMTFVILGLFSLLIFEKVNKK